From a region of the Enterobacter sp. JBIWA008 genome:
- a CDS encoding HlyD family secretion protein, with product MAEDQNPPADEQDKNNNERKRPGKKPLIILGIVVVVMVVVALVWWFLTRNEETTDDAFTDGDVVTIAPKTAGYVTELRVRDNQRVKKGDLLVVIDPRDTTAQRDQAQAQLGLAIAQLHQAQAQLALSKVQYPAQRDEAKAQVLKAQADLANAQAEYRRQRGVDPRATTQQSIDSANAQLRSAQAGLASAQAQLEVAEQVQLQIRQQETNVEARERQVDQAKAQLETANLNLSYTEVRAPFDGFVTKRNVQPGTLVQAGTALFSLVSPNVWVVANFKESQLERMKPGDKVTVSVDAWPDMELEGHVDSIQQGSGSRFSAFPAENATGNFVKIVQRVPVKIVIDKGLDPNKPLPLGLSVAPKVTVE from the coding sequence ATGGCTGAAGATCAAAACCCGCCTGCTGACGAGCAGGACAAAAACAATAATGAGCGTAAGCGCCCGGGCAAGAAACCGTTAATTATCCTCGGCATTGTCGTGGTGGTAATGGTTGTCGTGGCGCTGGTCTGGTGGTTTTTAACCCGTAACGAAGAGACGACCGACGACGCCTTTACCGACGGCGACGTGGTGACGATTGCCCCCAAGACGGCGGGCTACGTCACCGAGCTGCGCGTGCGCGATAACCAGCGCGTGAAAAAGGGCGATCTGCTGGTAGTCATCGATCCGCGAGATACCACCGCGCAGCGCGATCAGGCCCAGGCCCAGCTTGGGCTGGCTATCGCGCAGCTGCATCAGGCCCAGGCGCAGCTGGCGCTTTCAAAAGTCCAGTATCCCGCCCAGCGTGACGAAGCCAAAGCGCAGGTGCTGAAGGCGCAGGCCGATCTGGCGAACGCGCAGGCAGAGTACCGTCGCCAGCGCGGCGTCGACCCGCGCGCGACCACCCAGCAAAGCATCGATTCCGCGAACGCTCAGCTGCGTAGCGCACAGGCAGGGCTGGCCAGCGCTCAGGCGCAGCTGGAAGTGGCGGAGCAGGTCCAGCTGCAAATCCGCCAGCAGGAAACTAACGTTGAAGCGCGCGAGCGTCAGGTCGATCAGGCGAAAGCGCAGCTCGAAACCGCCAACCTTAACCTCTCTTACACCGAAGTCCGCGCCCCGTTTGACGGCTTTGTCACCAAACGCAACGTGCAGCCCGGCACGCTGGTGCAGGCGGGAACGGCGCTGTTCTCGCTGGTTTCTCCTAACGTGTGGGTGGTGGCGAACTTTAAAGAGTCGCAGCTTGAGCGCATGAAGCCGGGCGATAAGGTCACCGTGTCCGTCGACGCGTGGCCAGATATGGAGCTTGAGGGCCACGTCGACAGTATTCAGCAGGGCAGCGGCTCACGCTTCTCCGCCTTCCCGGCAGAAAATGCCACCGGCAACTTCGTCAAAATTGTGCAGCGCGTGCCGGTTAAAATCGTGATTGATAAGGGACTTGACCCGAATAAACCGCTGCCGCTGGGGCTGTCGGTGGCACCGAAGGTAACGGTGGAATGA
- the mntR gene encoding manganese-binding transcriptional regulator MntR, which produces MNRRAGHPTMRKTTQLVNVEEHVEGFRQVREAHRRELIDDYVELISDLIREVGEARQVDMAARLGVSQPTVAKMLKRLASVGLIEMIPWRGVFLTPEGEKLAQESRERHQLVENFLLVLGVSPEIARRDAEGMEHHVSEETLVKFREFTLKYGPSAE; this is translated from the coding sequence ATGAACCGTCGCGCAGGTCATCCGACAATGAGGAAAACGACGCAACTGGTGAATGTTGAAGAACATGTCGAAGGTTTTCGCCAGGTCCGTGAAGCGCACCGGCGTGAACTGATTGATGATTATGTTGAACTCATTTCCGATCTGATCCGTGAGGTTGGTGAAGCGCGCCAGGTCGATATGGCCGCCAGGCTGGGGGTTTCACAGCCTACTGTCGCTAAAATGTTAAAACGCCTGGCCTCCGTGGGCTTAATTGAAATGATCCCCTGGCGCGGTGTTTTTCTGACACCGGAAGGGGAGAAACTCGCGCAGGAGAGCCGCGAGCGCCATCAGCTTGTCGAGAATTTTTTACTGGTGCTGGGCGTTAGCCCGGAGATCGCCCGCCGGGATGCGGAAGGAATGGAACATCACGTTAGCGAAGAGACGCTGGTGAAGTTTCGTGAGTTTACGCTTAAATATGGTCCCTCCGCTGAATGA
- the mntS gene encoding manganase accumulation protein MntS — protein MNEFKRCMTVFTHSPFKVRLMLLNMLCDMFNNKPHQDDKPSH, from the coding sequence ATGAACGAATTCAAGAGGTGCATGACCGTGTTTACCCACTCTCCTTTTAAAGTGCGCTTAATGCTGTTGAACATGCTGTGCGATATGTTTAACAACAAACCGCATCAGGACGACAAACCTTCCCACTAA
- a CDS encoding DHA2 family efflux MFS transporter permease subunit, translating into MTDHSHDSWKPASNPWAVAIVVTLAVFMEILDTTIVNVALPHVAGSLSSSYDESTWVLTSYLVANGIVLPISAFLSRVFGRKQFFLICIVMFTVCSFLCGIATELWQIILFRVMQGFFGGGLQPTQQSVLLDYFKPEDRGKAFGLSSIAIIVAPVLGPTLGGWITDNYSWRWVFFINIPVGIVTVLAIYQLLEDPPWESKSKEKLSIDWTGIGLIALGLGCLQVMLDRGEDEDWFYSNFIRTFAVLTLIGIIGAIYWLVYARKPVVDLHCMKDRNFAISSLLMAGMAMILYGSSVVIPQLAQQDLGYTATWSGLVLSPGAVLIVLTIPLVLKLMPVVQTRWIIAFGFTCLAVSFFWSRTLTPDIDFETLVLFRSAQSIGLGFLFVPLTTIAFISIPRRLNADAAALFTMFRNVAGSVGISLSTAAITERSQAHSAHLAYHASPFNEQFQLAIRESAQAIQNFTTQVGDPTGIATGRMYQTMIEQSRFLAYIDVFTILSAVALLLIPFCLLLSPVKSEGSAGAH; encoded by the coding sequence ATGACGGATCACAGCCACGACAGCTGGAAACCCGCCAGCAATCCGTGGGCGGTGGCGATTGTCGTCACCCTTGCGGTGTTCATGGAAATTCTGGACACCACCATCGTCAACGTGGCGCTGCCCCACGTGGCTGGCTCGCTCTCGTCCAGCTATGACGAATCCACCTGGGTGTTAACCAGCTATCTGGTCGCGAACGGTATCGTGCTCCCCATCTCGGCGTTTCTGAGCCGGGTGTTTGGCCGCAAGCAGTTCTTCCTGATTTGCATCGTCATGTTTACCGTCTGCTCGTTCCTGTGCGGGATCGCCACCGAGCTGTGGCAGATTATCCTGTTCCGCGTTATGCAGGGCTTCTTTGGCGGCGGGCTGCAGCCCACGCAGCAGTCGGTGCTGCTCGACTACTTCAAGCCGGAAGACAGGGGCAAGGCCTTTGGTCTGTCGTCCATTGCAATCATCGTTGCACCGGTCCTCGGCCCGACGCTGGGGGGCTGGATCACCGATAACTACTCGTGGCGCTGGGTGTTCTTTATCAACATTCCGGTGGGGATAGTGACGGTTCTGGCGATCTACCAGCTGCTGGAAGATCCGCCGTGGGAGAGCAAATCAAAAGAGAAGCTGAGTATCGACTGGACGGGGATCGGCCTGATCGCGCTGGGGCTGGGCTGTCTGCAGGTGATGCTTGACCGGGGGGAAGATGAGGACTGGTTCTACTCGAACTTTATTCGTACCTTCGCCGTATTAACGCTTATCGGCATTATCGGCGCGATCTACTGGCTGGTGTATGCCAGAAAGCCGGTGGTGGATCTGCACTGCATGAAGGACCGCAACTTTGCCATCTCCAGCCTGCTGATGGCGGGGATGGCGATGATCCTCTACGGCAGCTCGGTGGTGATCCCGCAGCTGGCGCAGCAGGACCTGGGCTATACCGCCACCTGGTCCGGGCTGGTGCTGTCGCCTGGGGCGGTACTGATCGTATTGACTATACCGCTGGTGCTGAAGCTGATGCCGGTGGTGCAGACGCGCTGGATTATTGCTTTTGGCTTTACCTGCCTGGCGGTGTCGTTCTTCTGGTCGCGCACGCTGACGCCGGATATCGACTTCGAAACCCTGGTCCTGTTCCGCAGCGCCCAGTCGATAGGGCTGGGGTTCCTGTTTGTACCACTGACTACCATTGCTTTTATCTCGATACCGAGGCGGCTCAACGCCGATGCGGCAGCGCTGTTCACCATGTTCCGTAACGTTGCGGGTTCGGTCGGGATCTCGCTGTCGACGGCGGCCATCACCGAACGATCTCAGGCGCACAGCGCGCATCTGGCGTACCACGCCTCGCCGTTTAACGAGCAGTTCCAGCTGGCGATACGCGAAAGCGCGCAGGCGATCCAGAACTTCACCACCCAGGTGGGAGACCCCACCGGCATCGCCACCGGACGTATGTACCAGACCATGATCGAGCAGTCGCGCTTTTTGGCCTACATCGACGTCTTCACCATCCTGAGCGCCGTGGCCTTGTTACTGATCCCGTTTTGTTTGTTGCTCTCGCCGGTTAAGAGCGAGGGGAGTGCAGGAGCACATTGA
- a CDS encoding anion transporter, whose product MKIPGLQALARDRFFHLLLIIGAALSLFVPFAPHAWPAAIDWRTIITLSGLMMLTKGVELSGYFDVLGRKMVRRFATERRLSLFMVFSAAVLSTFLTNDVALFIIVPLTLTLRKLCEISVSRLIIFEALAVNAGSLLTPIGNPQNILLWGRSGLSFAAFTWQMTPLALVMMLSLMAVCWFAFPDKKLQYHSGTTGPQWQPRLVWSCLGLYIVFLFALELKYELAGVLLVAAGFVVLARRVLVSVDWTLLLVFMAMFIDVHLLIQLPVLQNVLHSVSTLSQSGLWLTAIGLSQFISNVPSTILLLNYVPPDTLLAWAVNIGGFGLLPGSLANLIALRMANDRRIWWRFHVWSIPMLVWAAAIGFGIFLLI is encoded by the coding sequence ATGAAAATCCCTGGACTGCAGGCCCTGGCACGCGATCGTTTCTTCCATCTCTTATTAATTATTGGCGCAGCATTAAGCCTCTTTGTGCCGTTTGCCCCACACGCCTGGCCCGCCGCGATTGACTGGCGCACTATCATTACCCTGAGCGGCTTGATGATGCTCACCAAAGGGGTCGAGCTGAGCGGCTATTTTGACGTCCTGGGTCGTAAAATGGTGCGTCGCTTTGCCACCGAGCGCAGGCTGTCACTGTTTATGGTGTTCTCCGCCGCGGTGCTGTCGACGTTTCTGACCAACGATGTGGCGCTGTTTATCATCGTGCCCCTCACGCTCACGCTGCGCAAGCTGTGCGAGATCTCGGTCAGCCGGCTGATCATCTTTGAAGCGCTGGCCGTCAACGCTGGTTCACTTCTGACGCCAATCGGCAACCCGCAAAATATCCTTCTCTGGGGACGGTCCGGTCTCTCGTTCGCCGCATTTACCTGGCAGATGACCCCTCTGGCGCTGGTGATGATGCTGTCGCTGATGGCGGTGTGCTGGTTTGCGTTTCCTGATAAAAAACTGCAGTACCACAGCGGCACCACGGGTCCACAGTGGCAGCCTCGTCTGGTGTGGAGCTGTCTCGGGTTATACATCGTCTTTCTGTTCGCGCTGGAGCTGAAGTATGAGCTGGCGGGCGTCCTGCTCGTTGCCGCAGGCTTTGTCGTGCTGGCGCGTCGCGTTCTGGTGAGCGTGGACTGGACGCTGCTGCTGGTCTTTATGGCGATGTTTATTGATGTGCATCTTCTTATCCAGCTTCCGGTGCTGCAAAACGTTCTGCACAGCGTCAGCACGCTGTCTCAGTCGGGACTGTGGCTGACGGCAATTGGCCTGTCGCAGTTTATCAGCAACGTACCGTCCACCATTCTGCTGCTCAACTATGTTCCGCCCGATACGCTTCTGGCCTGGGCGGTCAACATCGGCGGGTTTGGGCTGCTGCCCGGCTCGCTGGCAAACCTGATTGCCCTGCGTATGGCCAACGACCGTCGTATCTGGTGGCGTTTCCACGTCTGGTCGATTCCGATGCTGGTTTGGGCCGCGGCGATCGGTTTCGGAATATTCCTTCTCATATAG